One segment of Cystobacter fuscus DSM 2262 DNA contains the following:
- a CDS encoding pyridoxal phosphate-dependent aminotransferase, whose product MLPSPRPELWHLELPPHGGDAAPGCVDFSTGISPLPPPEAVLEAFRAADVRRYPHPTGLPLRERVAELHGLPLDGVVVGNGSVELIWALARAFAGPGRSAVVLTPAFAEYAQAVRASGATVESLAAEGPPFAWNLEALLAMLRRHTPSLLFVCRPSNPCLSVFPMEAVRAAAAASPETLVVVDEAYQPLFEDVPPVSPGGNVVVLRSLTKVFALPGLRLGYLLGEPRLLRAVQASLPPWNVSAPALAAGRVALDCLAQVDAVRAEVARLRGAQQSLLAEAGARVDASGGTFLLCRVPEARAFATAATQAGIRVRDCTSLGLPHHIRLGVRPEADHPLLRAAWRRARESLE is encoded by the coding sequence GTGTTGCCCTCGCCTCGCCCTGAGTTGTGGCACCTGGAGCTCCCCCCGCATGGCGGGGACGCGGCGCCCGGGTGCGTGGACTTCAGCACGGGCATCTCCCCACTGCCTCCCCCGGAAGCGGTGCTCGAGGCCTTCCGTGCCGCCGACGTGCGGCGCTACCCGCACCCCACCGGGCTCCCCCTGCGCGAGCGCGTGGCCGAGCTGCATGGGCTGCCGCTCGATGGGGTGGTGGTGGGCAATGGCTCGGTGGAGCTCATCTGGGCCCTGGCTCGCGCCTTCGCCGGGCCGGGACGGAGCGCGGTGGTGCTCACCCCCGCCTTCGCGGAGTACGCCCAGGCGGTGCGCGCCAGCGGCGCCACGGTGGAGTCCCTCGCCGCCGAGGGGCCGCCCTTCGCTTGGAACCTCGAGGCGTTGCTCGCCATGCTCCGCCGCCACACGCCGTCACTGCTCTTCGTGTGCCGGCCGAGCAATCCCTGTCTCTCCGTCTTCCCGATGGAGGCGGTGCGGGCCGCGGCGGCGGCCTCGCCCGAGACGCTGGTGGTGGTGGACGAGGCCTACCAGCCGCTCTTCGAGGACGTGCCGCCCGTGAGCCCGGGAGGCAATGTCGTGGTGCTGCGCTCCCTCACCAAGGTGTTCGCCCTGCCGGGGCTGCGGCTCGGCTATCTGCTGGGCGAGCCACGGCTGCTTCGCGCGGTGCAGGCGTCCCTTCCGCCCTGGAACGTGTCGGCGCCAGCGCTGGCGGCGGGCCGCGTGGCGCTCGACTGTCTCGCGCAGGTGGATGCGGTGCGGGCCGAGGTGGCCCGGCTGCGGGGCGCGCAGCAATCACTCCTGGCCGAGGCCGGCGCCCGGGTGGACGCCTCCGGGGGCACGTTCCTCCTGTGCCGGGTACCCGAGGCTCGCGCCTTCGCCACGGCCGCGACCCAGGCCGGCATCCGGGTGAGGGATTGCACCAGCCTCGGCCTTCCGCATCACATCCGCCTCGGCGTGAGACCCGAGGCGGACCATCCCCTTCTGCGCGCTGCCTGGCGGCGCGCCCGGGAGTCGCTCGAATGA
- the cobT gene encoding nicotinate-nucleotide--dimethylbenzimidazole phosphoribosyltransferase yields the protein MSPRIPEPDQAAAERARERQSRLTKPPGSLGVLEEVAVKLAALQGTPLPRSRPAAALLFASDHAVTRHGVSPYPPAVTGAMVENFLRGGAASSVLCRHLGVPLRVVDVGVMRPLSPLPVEGVSFRRDPVADEPGGDLRVEDAMSEATFQRALAAGAAEVDALPDEVRLVVLGEMGIGNTTVAAAVAALLLGREAEEVVGRGTGVDEAGLARKVEVVRDAVRRLRGASPERAVRAAGGRDIAALVGAAGRAIERRKAVLVDGFIVSVAMLALERMAPGAREWMLFAHRSAEAGHRHVLEALGARPLLELGMRLGEGSGALTALPLVDAACALHAGMATFEEAGVPDKGRG from the coding sequence GTGAGTCCACGGATTCCGGAGCCGGACCAGGCCGCGGCCGAGCGTGCACGGGAAAGACAGTCGCGCCTCACCAAGCCCCCGGGCAGCCTGGGGGTGCTGGAGGAGGTGGCGGTGAAGCTGGCCGCGCTGCAGGGCACGCCCCTGCCTCGGAGCCGGCCCGCGGCGGCCCTGCTCTTCGCGTCGGATCATGCCGTCACCCGCCACGGTGTCTCGCCCTATCCGCCGGCCGTCACCGGGGCCATGGTGGAGAACTTCCTTCGGGGAGGCGCGGCCTCCAGCGTCCTGTGCCGGCACCTGGGCGTGCCGCTGCGCGTGGTGGACGTGGGGGTGATGCGGCCGCTCTCGCCCCTTCCCGTCGAGGGCGTCTCCTTCCGGCGCGACCCGGTGGCGGACGAGCCGGGGGGAGACCTGCGGGTGGAGGACGCGATGAGCGAGGCCACCTTCCAGCGCGCACTGGCGGCGGGAGCCGCGGAGGTGGACGCGCTCCCGGACGAGGTGCGCCTGGTGGTGCTGGGAGAGATGGGCATTGGCAACACCACCGTGGCGGCCGCGGTGGCGGCGCTGCTGCTCGGACGGGAGGCGGAGGAGGTGGTGGGCCGGGGCACGGGCGTGGACGAGGCGGGCCTGGCGCGCAAGGTGGAGGTGGTACGCGACGCGGTGCGGCGGCTCCGGGGCGCGAGTCCCGAGCGTGCCGTGCGGGCCGCGGGGGGACGGGACATCGCGGCCCTGGTGGGCGCGGCGGGGCGGGCCATCGAGCGGCGCAAGGCCGTGCTGGTGGACGGCTTCATCGTCTCGGTGGCCATGCTGGCGCTGGAGCGGATGGCGCCGGGAGCGCGGGAGTGGATGCTGTTCGCCCACCGCTCGGCGGAGGCGGGCCACCGGCATGTCCTGGAGGCGCTTGGCGCCAGGCCGCTGCTCGAGCTGGGAATGCGGCTGGGGGAGGGCAGTGGCGCGCTCACGGCCCTGCCGCTGGTGGACGCCGCGTGCGCGCTTCACGCGGGCATGGCCACCTTCGAGGAGGCCGGGGTTCCAGACAAGGGACGGGGCTGA
- the cbiB gene encoding adenosylcobinamide-phosphate synthase CbiB: protein MMDGGLHAVLVLVAALVVDLTWGEPPTVLHPVVWMGRLQRRLRRLAPRAPVPAFLHGLVMAVTGPVLFGLGAWALLRLVSPWPLVQLALEVYLLKSAFAVRALAEAGLAVFRALSEGDAPAARFALRSLVSRDTTGLEPPLLAAAAVESVAENTSDSVVAPLLFYAVAGVPGALAYRAANTLDAMIGYRGELEWLGKAAARLDDVLNLVPARLSAALLVLACALCGASPARAVLSWWRDGAATESPNAGRPMAAVAGGLGVELEKVGHYRLGAGGRQPGAEDIRRAVFLMVAASLLAATLTAAYVYGEGFRVALASP, encoded by the coding sequence ATGATGGACGGGGGACTGCATGCGGTCCTGGTGCTGGTGGCCGCGCTCGTGGTGGACCTCACCTGGGGCGAGCCTCCCACGGTGCTGCACCCCGTGGTGTGGATGGGACGCCTGCAACGGCGCCTGCGCCGGCTGGCGCCCCGCGCGCCCGTTCCCGCCTTTCTCCACGGACTGGTGATGGCGGTGACGGGTCCCGTCCTCTTCGGACTCGGAGCGTGGGCACTGCTGCGCCTCGTCTCCCCATGGCCCCTCGTGCAGCTGGCGCTCGAGGTGTACCTCCTCAAGAGCGCCTTCGCGGTGCGGGCGCTCGCCGAGGCGGGCCTGGCCGTCTTCCGCGCGCTGAGCGAGGGGGATGCGCCCGCGGCCCGCTTCGCCTTGCGCAGCCTCGTGTCGCGCGACACCACGGGCCTGGAGCCCCCGCTGTTGGCGGCGGCGGCGGTGGAGTCGGTGGCGGAGAACACCTCGGACTCGGTGGTGGCACCGCTGCTCTTCTACGCGGTGGCGGGCGTCCCCGGGGCGCTCGCGTACCGGGCGGCCAACACCCTGGATGCGATGATTGGCTACCGCGGAGAGCTGGAGTGGTTGGGCAAGGCCGCCGCCCGGCTGGACGACGTCCTCAACCTGGTGCCCGCGCGCCTGTCCGCCGCGCTCCTCGTGCTGGCGTGCGCGCTGTGTGGTGCGTCTCCGGCCCGGGCGGTGCTCTCCTGGTGGCGCGACGGCGCCGCCACCGAGAGCCCCAACGCGGGCCGTCCCATGGCCGCGGTGGCCGGAGGCTTGGGGGTGGAGTTGGAGAAGGTGGGGCACTACCGGCTGGGCGCCGGAGGACGCCAGCCAGGAGCGGAGGACATCCGCCGGGCGGTCTTCCTCATGGTGGCGGCCTCGTTGCTGGCCGCGACGCTGACGGCCGCCTATGTCTATGGGGAGGGGTTCCGTGTTGCCCTCGCCTCGCCCTGA
- the cobU gene encoding bifunctional adenosylcobinamide kinase/adenosylcobinamide-phosphate guanylyltransferase, producing MSGKIVLVGGGVRCGKSRFALELAQKLGTRRTFIATSEPFDDEMRERARRHREERIGLFETVEEPRRLCEVLEEDAADVAVVDCVTLWLSNLLLRGDDAQRILGEVDRLVGVLQRRRSATILVTNEVGMGLVPETPLGRTFRDVSGGAHQRLAAAADEVYFGALGLLLRIKPGNWVVGAGG from the coding sequence GTGAGCGGGAAGATCGTCCTGGTGGGCGGCGGCGTGCGTTGTGGCAAGAGCCGCTTCGCGCTCGAGCTGGCCCAGAAGTTGGGAACGCGGCGCACCTTCATCGCCACCTCCGAGCCCTTCGACGATGAGATGCGCGAGCGGGCGCGGCGCCACCGGGAGGAGCGGATCGGTCTCTTCGAGACGGTGGAGGAGCCGCGCCGGCTGTGCGAGGTGCTGGAAGAGGACGCGGCGGACGTGGCGGTGGTGGACTGCGTGACGCTGTGGCTGTCCAACCTCCTGCTTCGGGGGGATGACGCGCAGCGCATCCTCGGCGAGGTGGATCGGCTGGTGGGAGTGCTCCAGCGGAGGCGGAGCGCCACCATCCTGGTGACCAACGAGGTCGGCATGGGCCTGGTCCCCGAGACGCCGCTGGGACGCACCTTCCGCGACGTGAGTGGTGGAGCGCACCAGCGCCTGGCGGCCGCGGCGGACGAGGTGTATTTCGGCGCGCTCGGGCTGCTGCTGCGCATCAAGCCGGGCAACTGGGTGGTGGGGGCGGGCGGATGA
- a CDS encoding adenosylcobinamide amidohydrolase: protein MTAALATPEGEAPSLRGGGQVLVVRFARPHAVLSWALLNGGRRRARAVVWRQVRDDELVPGVDPLALLTASLGEESPGETVGLLTSRDVSTFDDVHLASGALSARCVATVGLGNALAAGDEPGPLRSVGTINLLCQLSQPLSESALVEALALAAEARTAALMEARVPSRRSLRVATGTGTDCIVVAAPEGPGGEEYMGKHTRLGSLLGGAVREATARGVRRWLEERGVR from the coding sequence ATGACGGCCGCCCTCGCCACGCCCGAGGGGGAAGCACCTTCCCTGCGGGGAGGCGGGCAGGTGCTCGTGGTGCGCTTCGCCCGTCCGCATGCCGTCCTCTCGTGGGCCCTCCTCAACGGAGGCCGTCGGCGCGCCCGGGCGGTGGTGTGGCGGCAGGTGCGTGACGACGAGCTGGTGCCGGGCGTGGATCCGCTGGCGCTCCTCACGGCCAGCCTCGGAGAGGAGTCGCCAGGGGAGACGGTGGGCCTGCTCACTTCGCGCGACGTGTCCACCTTCGATGACGTGCACCTCGCGTCCGGGGCGCTCTCGGCGCGCTGCGTGGCCACCGTGGGGCTGGGCAACGCGCTGGCGGCCGGAGATGAGCCCGGGCCCCTGCGGAGCGTGGGCACCATCAACCTGCTGTGTCAGCTGTCCCAGCCCCTCTCGGAGAGCGCGCTGGTGGAGGCCCTGGCGCTCGCGGCGGAGGCCCGGACGGCGGCCCTCATGGAGGCACGAGTGCCCAGCCGCCGCTCGCTGCGGGTGGCCACCGGCACGGGCACCGATTGCATCGTGGTGGCGGCGCCGGAAGGGCCCGGAGGAGAGGAGTACATGGGCAAGCACACCCGGCTCGGCAGCCTGCTGGGAGGCGCGGTGCGAGAGGCCACCGCGCGCGGGGTGCGCCGTTGGCTGGAAGAGCGAGGTGTGCGGTGA
- a CDS encoding adenosylcobinamide-GDP ribazoletransferase, producing the protein MPLPPVLRGARAAFAFYTRIPVGGFPYAPADWQWASGWFPLVGASLGGLLALIWLAVERAGPLVAAALVVGVGMLLTGALHEDGLADTADALGGAYDRTRLFEILKDSRIGSFGAAALCVVLVLRIALLARLDEAAPLALVLSQCLARTPPIWLMVSLPYVSSNATSRSQSMVRVSRAQAMLATACPVLLMGALLWRGGLEPATAWALLAAAGLTALVCGWRFWVRAGGITGDFLGATQQVGECALLLVLALARGEVA; encoded by the coding sequence ATGCCGCTTCCTCCCGTGCTTCGGGGCGCCCGTGCGGCCTTCGCCTTCTACACCCGCATTCCCGTGGGGGGCTTTCCCTACGCCCCGGCGGACTGGCAGTGGGCCTCGGGCTGGTTTCCCCTGGTGGGCGCGAGCCTCGGTGGGCTGCTGGCGTTGATCTGGCTGGCCGTCGAGCGGGCGGGGCCGCTGGTCGCCGCCGCGTTGGTGGTGGGCGTGGGGATGCTGCTCACGGGGGCGCTTCACGAGGACGGCCTGGCCGACACCGCCGACGCGCTCGGGGGGGCGTATGACCGCACGCGCCTCTTCGAGATCCTCAAGGACAGCCGCATCGGCTCCTTCGGCGCGGCGGCGCTGTGCGTCGTGCTGGTGCTGCGCATCGCGCTGCTGGCGAGGCTCGATGAGGCCGCGCCCCTGGCCCTCGTGCTGAGCCAGTGCCTGGCGCGCACGCCGCCCATCTGGCTGATGGTGAGCCTGCCCTATGTGTCGAGCAATGCGACCTCACGCAGCCAGAGCATGGTGCGCGTCTCCCGGGCCCAGGCGATGCTGGCCACCGCCTGTCCCGTGCTGCTGATGGGAGCGCTGCTCTGGCGGGGAGGGTTGGAGCCGGCCACGGCGTGGGCGCTCCTGGCGGCCGCCGGCCTCACCGCGCTCGTGTGCGGCTGGCGCTTCTGGGTGCGCGCGGGGGGCATCACCGGGGACTTCCTCGGGGCCACGCAGCAGGTGGGGGAATGCGCCCTGCTGCTCGTCCTGGCGCTGGCACGGGGTGAGGTGGCCTGA
- a CDS encoding cobyric acid synthase, with the protein MKARTLMIQGTASSVGKSLLVTALCRIYARRGFKVAPFKSQNMALNSAVTPDGAEIGRAQYAQAEAARAVPCAEMNPILLKPETTSGSQVVVMGRVLGSMHFRDYHRRKPELREVVGQALDTLRERHELVIIEGAGSPAEVNLKDRDLVNMWVAERADAPVALVTDIERGGALAALVGTLELLEPSERARVRALVVNKFRGDPSLFEGGVRFLEKRCGIRVAGVIPHLGDTGIASEDSLDLRKGEPEGRGEALVCILRLPRLSNFDEFEPLAREPGVEVRWCERPEELEGARLVIIPGTKCTANDLAWLRRTGLAGALVRRVHEGQPVLGICGGYQMMGERILDPLGVESPEPDVAGLGLLPVVTRFEKEKSTAPVSLRLGEGLPGMRAAGGAEVRGYEIHCGQVTVAPGAQPFGMRVRPGEMAGQVPEGCVTRGGRVAGTLVHGLFENVPVRRALLAELGVETAGFSPADPYEVLADHFASALDLAHLDQMVGL; encoded by the coding sequence ATGAAGGCCCGTACCCTGATGATCCAAGGCACCGCCTCCAGCGTGGGCAAGAGTCTGCTGGTGACGGCCCTCTGCCGCATCTACGCGCGGCGGGGTTTCAAGGTGGCGCCCTTCAAGTCGCAGAACATGGCCCTCAACTCCGCGGTGACGCCGGATGGAGCGGAGATTGGCCGGGCCCAGTACGCCCAGGCCGAGGCGGCGCGGGCGGTGCCGTGCGCGGAGATGAATCCCATCCTCCTCAAACCGGAGACGACGTCGGGCTCCCAGGTGGTGGTGATGGGCCGGGTGCTGGGCAGCATGCACTTCCGCGACTACCACCGGCGCAAGCCCGAGCTGCGCGAGGTGGTGGGGCAGGCGTTGGACACCCTGCGCGAGCGCCATGAGCTGGTCATCATCGAGGGGGCGGGCAGCCCGGCGGAGGTGAACCTCAAGGATCGCGACCTCGTGAACATGTGGGTGGCCGAGCGAGCCGACGCTCCGGTGGCCCTGGTGACGGACATCGAGCGGGGAGGGGCGCTGGCGGCGCTGGTGGGGACGTTGGAGCTGCTCGAGCCCTCGGAGCGGGCGCGGGTGCGGGCCCTGGTGGTGAACAAGTTCCGCGGCGACCCATCCCTCTTCGAGGGAGGGGTGCGCTTCCTGGAGAAGCGGTGCGGCATCCGCGTGGCCGGAGTCATCCCCCACCTGGGAGACACGGGCATCGCCAGTGAGGACTCGTTGGATCTGCGCAAGGGAGAGCCGGAGGGGCGGGGTGAAGCGCTCGTGTGCATCCTGAGACTGCCGCGCCTGTCCAACTTCGATGAGTTCGAGCCCCTGGCGCGCGAGCCGGGTGTCGAGGTGCGTTGGTGCGAGCGGCCCGAGGAACTGGAGGGAGCGCGGCTCGTCATCATCCCAGGCACCAAGTGCACGGCGAACGATCTGGCCTGGCTGCGGCGCACGGGGTTGGCGGGGGCGCTGGTGCGGCGGGTGCACGAGGGGCAACCGGTGCTGGGCATCTGCGGTGGCTACCAGATGATGGGCGAGCGCATTCTCGATCCGCTGGGTGTGGAGTCGCCGGAGCCGGATGTGGCGGGGCTGGGCCTGCTGCCGGTGGTGACGCGCTTCGAGAAGGAGAAGTCCACCGCGCCGGTGTCCCTGCGGCTCGGGGAGGGGCTGCCGGGGATGCGCGCCGCGGGAGGCGCCGAGGTGCGGGGCTATGAAATCCATTGCGGACAGGTGACGGTGGCGCCGGGCGCACAACCCTTCGGCATGCGAGTGCGGCCTGGCGAGATGGCGGGCCAGGTGCCCGAGGGCTGCGTGACCCGGGGAGGGAGGGTGGCGGGCACCCTCGTGCACGGCCTCTTCGAGAACGTGCCGGTGCGGCGGGCGCTGCTGGCGGAGCTCGGTGTGGAGACGGCGGGTTTCTCACCGGCCGACCCTTACGAGGTGCTCGCCGATCACTTCGCGAGTGCCCTGGATCTCGCGCACCTCGACCAGATGGTGGGGCTGTGA
- a CDS encoding cobyrinate a,c-diamide synthase, translated as MDGAPLIPRLVVAGTSSGVGKTTVMVALTRAFQARGLKVATFKCGPDYLDPSYHARTTGAPCHNLDGWLMGRDAVVSTFRHASQGHDVALIEGVMGLYDGASPDSEEGSAAQVAKWLAAPVLAVVDVSGMARTIAAIGTGLAAFDPELKVAGLFANRVGSRSHLELLQRAARGTAVPVVGGLPAQEALAFPERHLGLLTASEESIPSGHFDAWGTLLSEWNDPETFLRLAREAPALPEAPEEDRSEAPITCRIAVARDAAFHFYYADNLRRLERLGAQCVPFSPLADAALPPDVHAVYLGGGYPELHAQRLADNRSLRRALSDFAARGGPIYAECGGMMYLSQAIRTLEGRDFPMVGLVPGVAVMAPKLQALGYVEVETTVRTVLGGAGLRFRGHQFRYSTLEGVPEQGGVLRIRKRRGGTIHTEGFGPPNVLASYVHAHWASNPLVAEGLVASARAFKEQGT; from the coding sequence ATGGACGGCGCTCCTCTGATTCCCCGGCTGGTGGTGGCGGGCACGTCCAGCGGCGTGGGCAAGACGACCGTCATGGTGGCCCTCACCCGGGCGTTCCAGGCGCGCGGCCTGAAGGTGGCCACCTTCAAGTGCGGTCCGGACTACCTCGATCCGAGCTACCACGCGCGCACCACCGGGGCGCCGTGCCACAACCTCGATGGCTGGCTGATGGGCCGCGATGCCGTCGTCTCCACCTTCCGGCACGCCAGTCAGGGCCACGACGTGGCGCTCATCGAGGGGGTGATGGGGCTCTATGACGGGGCCTCGCCGGACTCGGAGGAGGGCTCGGCGGCGCAGGTGGCCAAATGGCTGGCGGCGCCCGTGCTCGCGGTGGTGGATGTCTCGGGCATGGCGCGCACCATCGCCGCCATCGGCACCGGGCTGGCGGCCTTCGATCCGGAGCTGAAGGTGGCGGGCCTCTTCGCCAACCGCGTGGGCAGCCGCAGCCACCTGGAGCTGCTCCAGCGCGCGGCGCGTGGCACGGCGGTGCCCGTGGTGGGCGGACTGCCCGCCCAGGAGGCACTCGCCTTTCCCGAGCGCCACCTGGGCCTGCTCACCGCTTCCGAGGAGAGCATCCCCTCGGGGCACTTCGACGCCTGGGGCACGCTGCTCTCCGAATGGAATGACCCGGAGACCTTCCTTCGCCTCGCGCGAGAGGCCCCGGCCCTGCCGGAGGCACCGGAGGAGGACCGCTCCGAGGCCCCCATCACCTGCCGCATCGCGGTGGCCCGGGATGCCGCCTTCCATTTCTATTACGCGGACAACCTGCGGCGGCTCGAGCGGCTCGGCGCGCAGTGCGTGCCCTTCTCGCCGCTCGCGGACGCGGCGCTCCCTCCGGACGTGCACGCCGTCTACCTCGGAGGCGGCTACCCGGAGCTGCATGCGCAGCGGCTGGCCGACAACCGCTCCCTGCGGCGCGCCCTCTCCGACTTCGCCGCGCGCGGCGGCCCCATCTACGCCGAGTGCGGCGGGATGATGTACCTCAGCCAGGCCATCCGCACCCTCGAGGGCCGGGACTTCCCCATGGTGGGGCTGGTGCCCGGGGTGGCGGTGATGGCGCCCAAGCTCCAGGCGCTCGGCTACGTGGAGGTGGAGACGACGGTGCGCACCGTGCTGGGCGGAGCGGGGCTGCGCTTCCGCGGGCACCAGTTCCGCTACTCCACGCTGGAGGGAGTCCCCGAGCAGGGGGGCGTCCTGCGCATCCGCAAGCGTCGCGGCGGCACCATCCATACCGAGGGCTTCGGCCCGCCCAACGTGCTGGCCTCCTACGTCCACGCCCACTGGGCCTCCAATCCCCTGGTCGCCGAGGGACTCGTGGCCTCGGCGCGCGCCTTCAAGGAGCAAGGGACATGA
- a CDS encoding imm11 family protein, translated as MSRYYELMDDRYHPGRWHLRSPVDEKGEQINPWQFFKGKQIELQRIIRFPVKPDGLALDFCWAAFSIPVVHTRFVQLFARLDIQGVQFIPAQVEGHAGPFFILNTLRTIRCIDDARCEDVQYWKHEDGQPEKVGMYRVVAGLRINTSKVGDARIFRTWGWSQGLIISEDIKQAMEAEGFTGTRFVEV; from the coding sequence ATGTCCAGGTACTACGAGTTGATGGATGACAGGTATCACCCAGGGCGCTGGCACTTGAGAAGCCCCGTGGATGAGAAGGGTGAGCAGATCAATCCCTGGCAATTCTTCAAAGGCAAGCAGATTGAGCTTCAGAGGATAATCCGGTTCCCAGTGAAGCCTGATGGGCTGGCGTTGGACTTCTGCTGGGCCGCTTTCTCCATTCCCGTGGTCCACACTCGATTCGTCCAGCTCTTCGCGCGCCTGGACATCCAGGGCGTGCAGTTCATCCCCGCCCAGGTGGAGGGGCACGCAGGGCCCTTTTTCATCCTCAATACGCTGCGCACAATCCGCTGCATCGACGACGCCCGGTGTGAGGATGTGCAGTACTGGAAGCATGAGGACGGTCAGCCCGAGAAGGTGGGAATGTATCGGGTTGTCGCGGGCTTGCGCATCAATACATCGAAAGTGGGGGACGCGCGCATCTTCCGCACCTGGGGCTGGTCCCAGGGACTCATCATCTCCGAGGACATCAAACAGGCCATGGAGGCGGAGGGTTTCACCGGCACGCGGTTCGTCGAGGTGTGA
- a CDS encoding alpha/beta fold hydrolase, with the protein MTTQTDSLAERAGKISGSYLTTRDGTQIYFKDWGPKNGKPVVFSHGWPLTADAWEDQMLFLSARGYRTIAHDRRGHGRSSQPWDGHDMDTYADDLAQLTAALGLEKAIHVGHSTGGGEVTRYIGRHGTSRVAKAVLIGAVPPIMLKTDWHPNGLPIDVFDGIRAGVLGDRSSFFKELSVAFYGFNRPGVKVSEGLRDSFWMQGMMGGLKAEYDCIKAFSETDFRADLARFDVPTLVMHGDDDQIVPIDGAAKLTVSLVKGARLKSYPGFSHGMCSINKDVINRDLLAFIQE; encoded by the coding sequence ATGACCACCCAGACGGATTCGCTCGCCGAGCGCGCGGGCAAGATCTCTGGCAGCTATCTCACCACGCGGGACGGCACCCAGATCTACTTCAAGGACTGGGGCCCGAAGAATGGCAAGCCCGTCGTCTTCTCTCATGGCTGGCCGCTCACCGCGGACGCGTGGGAGGATCAGATGCTGTTCCTGTCGGCGCGGGGCTACCGCACCATCGCCCACGATCGCCGCGGTCACGGCCGCTCGTCACAGCCGTGGGACGGCCACGACATGGACACCTATGCGGATGATCTCGCTCAGTTGACCGCCGCGCTCGGCCTCGAGAAGGCCATCCATGTCGGTCACTCGACCGGAGGCGGCGAAGTCACGCGCTACATCGGCCGTCACGGAACCTCGCGTGTCGCCAAGGCCGTGCTCATCGGCGCCGTGCCACCGATCATGCTCAAGACCGACTGGCACCCGAACGGCCTGCCCATCGACGTGTTCGATGGCATCCGCGCCGGGGTGCTCGGTGACCGCTCGAGCTTCTTCAAGGAGCTGAGCGTGGCGTTCTACGGCTTCAACCGCCCGGGCGTGAAGGTCTCGGAAGGTCTGCGCGACAGCTTCTGGATGCAGGGCATGATGGGCGGGCTGAAGGCCGAGTACGACTGCATCAAGGCCTTCTCGGAGACCGACTTCCGCGCCGATCTCGCCAGGTTCGACGTGCCGACGCTGGTGATGCACGGCGACGACGATCAGATCGTGCCGATCGACGGCGCGGCGAAGCTCACGGTCTCGCTGGTCAAGGGCGCGCGGCTCAAGAGTTATCCGGGCTTCAGCCACGGCATGTGCTCGATCAACAAGGACGTCATCAACCGCGACCTGCTGGCCTTCATCCAGGAGTAG
- a CDS encoding septal ring lytic transglycosylase RlpA family protein, whose amino-acid sequence MNKKLVRRTAISATVMGLLGLAGSLVVPSANASQASTLATCNATWYGAEGEIPEGWPTASGEPFSRWALKAAHNSLPFGTRVKVTYQGRSVTVTINDRGGFGGATCLDLTYGAFTQIANTDLGVIPVQYEILR is encoded by the coding sequence ATGAACAAGAAGCTCGTTCGTCGAACCGCCATTTCCGCGACCGTCATGGGCCTGCTCGGCCTGGCGGGCTCCCTGGTCGTGCCCTCCGCCAATGCCTCCCAGGCAAGCACCCTGGCCACCTGCAACGCGACCTGGTACGGCGCGGAGGGCGAAATCCCCGAGGGATGGCCGACCGCCAGCGGTGAGCCCTTCAGCCGCTGGGCGCTCAAGGCCGCGCACAACTCCCTGCCGTTCGGCACCCGGGTCAAGGTGACCTACCAGGGCCGGTCCGTCACCGTGACCATCAATGATCGCGGAGGCTTTGGCGGCGCGACGTGCCTGGACCTCACCTACGGAGCGTTCACGCAGATCGCCAATACCGACCTCGGCGTCATCCCCGTGCAATACGAGATCCTCAGGTAA
- a CDS encoding esterase-like activity of phytase family protein produces MYADPAVKGSDEGTNLQPEGAHTTPWLGGLPWPYRSTAPGFTFRVNGSGGFEGMALTPDGKKLLPLLEKTLVGGKDKTLLIHEFDIESRRYTGVKYEYVLEEKGTNIGDFILVDDTHGLVIERDNFEREQAVHKALFEVKLEGEGRPVRKRLAVDLMKITDPNGLSSGSEGLGLGETFSFPFTTIEDVVAFDRRRIGIINDNNYPFSAGRRAGKAEETEFIVIDLDQELGRL; encoded by the coding sequence GTGTACGCGGACCCGGCCGTCAAGGGCTCGGACGAGGGCACCAACCTCCAGCCCGAGGGGGCGCACACCACGCCGTGGCTCGGAGGCCTGCCCTGGCCGTACCGCTCCACCGCTCCCGGCTTCACCTTCCGCGTGAATGGCAGTGGCGGCTTCGAGGGCATGGCCCTCACCCCGGACGGCAAGAAGCTGCTGCCGCTGCTGGAGAAGACGCTGGTCGGAGGCAAGGACAAGACCCTGCTCATCCACGAGTTCGACATCGAGAGCCGCCGCTACACCGGCGTGAAGTACGAGTACGTGCTCGAGGAGAAGGGCACCAACATTGGTGACTTCATCCTCGTGGACGACACGCACGGGCTGGTCATCGAGCGCGACAACTTCGAGCGCGAGCAGGCCGTCCACAAGGCCCTCTTCGAGGTGAAGCTGGAGGGGGAGGGGAGGCCCGTGCGCAAGCGGCTGGCGGTGGACCTGATGAAGATCACGGACCCGAATGGCCTCTCCAGCGGCTCGGAGGGCCTGGGACTGGGCGAGACCTTCTCCTTCCCCTTCACCACCATCGAGGACGTGGTCGCCTTCGACCGTCGGCGCATCGGCATCATCAATGACAACAACTATCCGTTCAGCGCCGGCCGTCGCGCGGGCAAGGCCGAGGAGACGGAGTTCATCGTCATCGACCTCGACCAGGAGCTGGGCAGGCTGTGA